The uncultured Subdoligranulum sp. genomic sequence TGTCGGCAACATACTTCTTAACGTCCATGCCGCCGTCCTTGATGAAGGCCTGATCCACCAGGCAGTTCTCCTTGTAGAACTTGCCCAGCTTGCCGATGGCCATCTTCTCTTTGATAGCGTCGGGCTTGTTGGCAGTCTTGGGATCGTTGGCCATCTGAGCCAGAATGATCTCCTTCTCCTTGGCGATCTTGTCAGCCGGGACAGCAGCCTCGTTCAGGTAGCTGGGGTTGGCTGCAGCGATCTGCATGGCAATATCCTTGCCGAACGCAGCGAACTCAGCCTTGGCAGCCACATCGTCGCTGGTCTCGAACTTGACGATAACGCCATGGGTGCCGCCGCCATGCACATACGCAGCGCAATGGCCCTCGTAACGGGCAAAACGGCGAACCTTGATGTTCTCCTTGATGACCAGGATCAGAGCCTTCAGGGCGTCATCCACAGTGCCCTCGCCCATCTTACAGCCCATCAGAGCCTTCACATCGGCGGGGTTCTGCTCGGCAACAACCTTGGCCAGCTCCTTGGTGAAGTCAACGAACTTCTCGTTCTTGGCGACGAAGTCGGTCTCGGCATTGACTTCAACCACAACAGCGCAGTTGTCGAAAGCAACGGCGTAAACCATGCCCTCGGCGGCGATACGGCCAGCCTTCTTGCTGGCGGTGGCCAGGCCCTGCTCGCGCAGGATCTCGATGGCCTTCTCGAAGTCGCCGTCGGCCTGGGTCAGGGCCTTCTTGCATTCCATCATGCCGCAGTCAGTCTGGCGGCGCAGTTCCATAACGTCTTTTGCAGAAACAGCCATATTCTCTTTGTCCTTTCTGTCTTACGCGTTTAACTTACAATCAGGCCTCGGTGCTCTCGGCAGCTTCCGCAGCGGGAGCCTCCTGAACGCCCTGCTTGCCTTCCAGAACGGCATTGGCCATGGCGCCGGAGATCAGCTTCACGGCACGGATGGCGTCGTCGTTGCCGGGGATCACGTAATCGATCTCATCGGGATCGCAGTTGGTATCGACAATGGCAACGATGGGGATGTTCAGCTTGCGGGCTTCAGAAACAGCGATGCGCTCCTTGTGGGGGTCAACGATGAACATGGCCTTGGGCAGGCTCTTCATGTTCTTGACACCGCCAAGGTACTTGTCCAGCTTGGCCATCTCGAGCTCCAGCTTGACAACTTCCTTCTTGGGCAGCAGATCGAAGGTGCCGTCAGCCTGCATGTTCTTCAGCTGCTCCATACGATCGATGCGCTTGCGGATGGTGCGGAAGTTGGTCAGCATGCCGCCCAGCCAACGGGCATTGACATAGTGCATACCGCAGCGGGTAGCCTCGTCACGGATGGACTCCTGGGCCTGCTTCTTGGTGCCGACGAACAGGATCTCGCCACCCTCAGCAGCGGTGTCGCGGACGAAGTTATAAGCCTCATCCAGCTTCTTCACGGTCTTTTGCAGGTCGATGATGTAGATGCCGTTGCGCTCGGTGAAGATGTACTTCGCCATCTTGGGGTTCCAACGACGGGTCTGATGACCAAAGTGAACGCCGGCCTCCAGGAGCTGTTTCATAGATACGACTGCCATAGTTTGTTTCCTCCAATAAATTTAGTTTTACCCTCCGCATGGCGTTTTATGTTTTCTAACCCTCTTTTCTATCGAAAAAAAGGCACAAAAAAACAACGCAATGCGTGTGTATTGCCGTAGTATAATACCACACGCATTGCGAAATTGCAAGCATTTTTTTGCAAAAAATACCAGTGTACGGAATTTATGCGAAATCCGTTCCCTCTTTGGTAAAAAGGTGGGTCCGAAGCACCCGGCACTGCCATGCCGGCGCACCGCCATGGGCTTTCAGGTATTCCATCAGCAAAGACGGATTCAGATTCAGCGCCTCACCAGAACCGCAGGGCAACTGAATGGTAAAGTGAATCTGATCGTCGTGGGTTTCATAGTCGATATGCGGCAGATGCTCTTTCAGGTTGAGTGTCTTCTGACCGCGCTTTGTCTTTTTGGTGACCTCAGCGGTTTCCTCCTGGTTATAGAAGTCCACCGCGGCCGCCGAGTCAGCCGGCATGGTGATCTCATAGACTGCCGAAGCGATCTCCCCCACCTTTTCCTGCGCGGGTGCCACTTTGGTAATCCTGATCCCCCGGGGCATCAGCGGCTGCAACGCAGCTCTCCAGGCCTCTGCATCGATGGTTTCCTGTTCTGTTTTCACTTCGCAGCTTTCGCAGAGGCTTTCCTGCTCCAGGGACAGCGGGCAGGAAAAGGAAAGGTAAATGTGCGGATTAAAGCCCTGGGTATACCAGACCGGAAGACCGCTGATCTTGAGCAGACGATGAAACACCCGCTGCAGATCCAGCAACGAGATGTAAGCGGATTCCCCGCGTTTTTCAAAGAAGATTCTTACTGTAGTCAAAGCAGGGTCCTCCCAGCAGTTTGTTGGCACCGCATCCGCTACACTGACGGTTACAGGGCTGCGTTGTCTCGGCCTTGAGCGCTTTCTGATATTCGCGCACCAGATGAGCGTGGCTTACTCCGACATCGAGATGGCTCCAGGGTGTGACCTCATCAAGACCGATGGCACGGTAATTGTAGAAGTCCGGATCCAGGCCGCAGGCAGCAAAGGCAGCCATCCAGCGGTCATAATCGAAATATTCCTCCCAGGTGTCAAAGAACGCCCCATTCTCAAAGGCGGTTTCGATGACGCGTCCCAGACGCCGGTTCCCCTTGGCAAAAACACCTTCCAGTACGCTGGTGGCGCTGTCGTGATAGTTGACCTTGATCTTGCGGGAATGCACACAGCTGAGCAGATACTTCTGTTTTTCCCGCAATGTTTCGCGGCGGTCCTGGGCACAGAACTGGAACGGCGTGTCGGGTTTGGGTACGAAGCAGGCAACGCTGATCGTGACCTGTACGCCCTTCCCTTTGGGACGATTGGGGATCTGATAGAACAGATCCACCACTTTCTGCGCCGTATCGGCGATGCCCTTGATGTCCTCCATGGTTTCGGTGGGCAGCCCCATCATGAAGTAGAGTTTTACCGAAGTATACCCTTCCGAAAAAGCAATGCGACAGCCTCGCTCAATCTGTTCCCAGGTGACATTCTTGTTGATGACATCCCGAAGCCGCTGGGTGCCGGCCTCCGCGGCAAAGGTCAGGCCACTTTTGCGCACCTTGGTCGTCTTCTCCACGAGGGACTGGGAGAAATTATCCACGCGCAGCGAAGGCAGAGAAAGGCTGACGTGATCGGCCTCGGCCCAGGAATTGAGGTTGTCCAGGATTTCCTCCAGCCGGGAATGGTCCGAGGTGGACAGACTGGTCAGGCTCAGTTCGTCATACCCGGTGTTATGGCAGAGATCCCGGGCACAGTCGCTGATCAGCTTCGGGGAACGCTCCCGGAAGGGGCGATAAATCTGGCCGGCCTGACAGAAACGGCAGCCACGGACACAGCCGCGCAGCACTTCCACACTGGCACGGTCCTGCACGGCGCCCACCAGCGGGACCACAAAGTTTTTCGGCGGCGCGTAGTCATCCATGTTTTTGACGATGGCCTTGGTAACGCGCTCCGGTATGCCGGGACGGTTGGGTCGAATGGCTTCAATACGGCCGTCCGGCAGATAGCTCACATCATAGAACGACGGGACATAGACGCCGGGGATTTTGGCCAGTTCCAAAAGCAGGTTTTCTTTGCTCCAGCCCAGCTTTTTGCCCTGTTCTACAGTGGCACAGATATCCTGCAGCATCTGTTCCCCTTCGCCGAGCTGCATCACATCAAAGAAATCCGCCATGGGCTCGGCGTTGCATACGCAGGGGCCGCCGGAGATAATCAGCGGCCAGTGCTCGTCACGATCGGCAGCGCGCAGCGGGATACCGGACAGGCGCAGCATGGCCAGCACATTGGTATAGCACAGCTCGTACTCCAGCGAGAAACCCACAATATCAAAGGAAGTCAGCGGATCCTTGCTTTCCAGACAGTACAGAGGAATGTCCAGCCGTTCCATCTGTTCTTTCATGTCTGTCCACGGCATGAAAGCCCGCTCACACCACCAGTTTTCATGGCGGTTCAAGAGATCGTACAAAATCTTTTCTCCGAGAAAAGACATACCGATCTCATAGGTGTCCGGAAAGCAGAACGCCATCCGCACATCCACTTTCTCCTTGTCCTTGTATACGCTGCCCGGCTCGCCGCCCGTATAGCGTCCGGGCTTTTGCACAAGGCTGAGCGCCTCTCTGAATTTCGGGGAAAATTCCGCCATATTGATAAACCGTCCTTGTCATTGTTTCGTTTATTGTACCCCATGCGACGCGGAAATGCAACCGTTTACGTCCAATGCCAGAAAGAATGCAGCAGTCTTTGACCGTCCAGCCCGGGCAAAGGCAGAAGGTTGGCACACCCCACCAGCAAATTGGTGCTGGCAAACCAGTAACCGGCATAGCTGTAATGGGTCATCTGCATCCAGCCCAGAACGGCACAACAGCACAGAAGATTGGCCAGCGGACCGGCAGCTGCCAGCAGGAATTCCTGCTGTGGTGTCATGGAAAGTCCCCGTTGCAAAAGGCAGATGCCAAAGGGTGAGAGTTCCAGGTCGGGCCACCGGTGCCAAAGGCGATAGTACAGAAAAAGGTGACCGCCTTCATGCAGCAGCGCACAGAGCAGTCCGATCCGTACGATTCCCGTTCCATCCAAAGCCAGCGCAAAAGTCAAGAAAAACAGAAGTGGCAGCGGAGCGCGCAGATGGATGCGCGCTTTACGCTGCGTTTTGCAATGCTTCGGACGGATCATAGCGAATCCCCTTGTGCAGCAGCTCAAAGTGGAGATGCGGTCCGGTGGCGTTGCCGGTATCCCCCACCGTGCCAAGACAATCTCCGGCTGATATCCGCTGTCCGGTGTGCACAAACAGATACTGCATGTGGGCATACAATGTTTCATCCCCATTCGCATGCAGGATACGCACGTAGCGGCCATAGCTGCTGTGTACACCGGCGCAGCGCACCACCCCGTCAGCCGCCGCCAGAATGGCGGTTCCCTCCTCCGCTGCCAGGTCATTTCCCAGGTGAAAGTCCGACCCGGAACCACCCATGGGATCGGTACGCCAGCCATACCCGGAGGTTTCGGTACAGGCACGACCCGCCAATGGGAAACAGATAGCAAAAGACGGCAGATAACTTTCTTCCCGCGCGCCGGAAGGAACCTGTTGCGCTTTTGCATGGGTCTGGCGTACAGCGGTTTCCGGTGTGGCGGTTTGGCTCTGTGTCGGCATAAACTTCTGCACGGTGTTTGCAAGGGTCTGTACAGCCTGTTCGGTGAATTTGGAAAGCTCCCGGTTTTCCGACAGGAATGTGTTTTGCTCTGGCATCATGGCTTCCCGGAAGGCGGTGCGAAGCGCAGGCAGAAACGGAAGGTCCATCATTTGGGCCAGGAGCACCAGTGCAAGAAACGCCAGCGACAACAGCAGCTGGCCCCAAATCACATAGTCTCCGTCCGATTGACTGACTCTGCGTCGGCGACCGGATGACGGGCTGCCGTGTTGCGGCGGTGGCGTCGGTGCGGCATTTTCCCACATTTTCAAGCCCCCTTTACGCATCTATACGCGGGGAGGGCAAAAAATATCCGCCCCGACAGTGTGTTGCCGAGACGGATTGCAGGCTTTCTACTTAGTCTTTACGCGCCCAGTGCGGCGTGCAGCATGTTCAAACGGTCTTCCAGCATCTTTTTGGGCTTGGCAAACAACCCCAGCCCCGAAACCTCCATGGTGCATTCCAGACTGGTGGAATCCCCGCCCCCAAGAAGGATGGCCGTGAAAGTCCCGCTGATTTTACCTTTCTGGAAGGTGCAGCTCAGGCAGCGCGGTTTTTCCTTCCGGGTGAAATGCAGTTCCGTGGTGCTTCCGTCGGTATTGTGTTCCCTAACGTGAAGCCCGTCGTCGCTTTCCTCGTACTCGCGCACATCCTTTCGCCAGCCGTGCAGCGTGGGTTTGGTCAGATACAGCCATACCTTGGCAGGGTCGCAGGAATAGCTTGCTGTTACAACGCAGGTTTTCATCTTTGGAAGCTCCTTTTATTTTTTGCCGCGGCTGCCGCGTCCAAACAGATTCTGCCACAGACCGGAGCGAGACGGGCGCAGCGAAGTTGCCTTGCGTCCTGCCGGTTTGGCAACAGCCTTTTTTGCAACGACTTTGGTGGTCGGTTGAGGCTTGGCTTTCGGTGCCTCCATCTCGAACCCGTCCTTGAAATACCCGAACATAGCCATCTGGCTGTCCACCGGGAACTGGCCAGGGGCCGGTTTTACTTTGGCGTAGGTGCCGTCGGGCTGCATTTCCCGTGCGTTGACGGTATCCCGCAGCTGCAGATCGAGAATGCCGCGCAGCTTTTTGGCGATGGACGGATCATCCACCCGGACACCAACCTCCACACGACGCTCCGTGTTGCGGGTCAGGAAGTCGCCAGACGCAATATAGATCCGCATATCTTCACCGCTCCCGAAGCAGTAGATACGGGAGTGCTCCAGATACCGGCCCACGATGCTGCGGATATGCACATTTTCCGTGCGGCCCGGCACCCCGGCCTTCACACAACAGATACCGCGCACAATCATATCCACGCGCACACCCGCACAACTGGCTTCGCTGATCTTGGCGATGATCTGGGGATCGTTGATGGAGTTGTTCTTTAGAAT encodes the following:
- the tsf gene encoding translation elongation factor Ts; amino-acid sequence: MAVSAKDVMELRRQTDCGMMECKKALTQADGDFEKAIEILREQGLATASKKAGRIAAEGMVYAVAFDNCAVVVEVNAETDFVAKNEKFVDFTKELAKVVAEQNPADVKALMGCKMGEGTVDDALKALILVIKENIKVRRFARYEGHCAAYVHGGGTHGVIVKFETSDDVAAKAEFAAFGKDIAMQIAAANPSYLNEAAVPADKIAKEKEIILAQMANDPKTANKPDAIKEKMAIGKLGKFYKENCLVDQAFIKDGGMDVKKYVADTAKALGGDIQIVAYTHFIKGEGLEKRNEDFAAEVAAAIKH
- a CDS encoding TIGR03960 family B12-binding radical SAM protein → MAEFSPKFREALSLVQKPGRYTGGEPGSVYKDKEKVDVRMAFCFPDTYEIGMSFLGEKILYDLLNRHENWWCERAFMPWTDMKEQMERLDIPLYCLESKDPLTSFDIVGFSLEYELCYTNVLAMLRLSGIPLRAADRDEHWPLIISGGPCVCNAEPMADFFDVMQLGEGEQMLQDICATVEQGKKLGWSKENLLLELAKIPGVYVPSFYDVSYLPDGRIEAIRPNRPGIPERVTKAIVKNMDDYAPPKNFVVPLVGAVQDRASVEVLRGCVRGCRFCQAGQIYRPFRERSPKLISDCARDLCHNTGYDELSLTSLSTSDHSRLEEILDNLNSWAEADHVSLSLPSLRVDNFSQSLVEKTTKVRKSGLTFAAEAGTQRLRDVINKNVTWEQIERGCRIAFSEGYTSVKLYFMMGLPTETMEDIKGIADTAQKVVDLFYQIPNRPKGKGVQVTISVACFVPKPDTPFQFCAQDRRETLREKQKYLLSCVHSRKIKVNYHDSATSVLEGVFAKGNRRLGRVIETAFENGAFFDTWEEYFDYDRWMAAFAACGLDPDFYNYRAIGLDEVTPWSHLDVGVSHAHLVREYQKALKAETTQPCNRQCSGCGANKLLGGPCFDYSKNLL
- a CDS encoding peptidase; translated protein: MIRPKHCKTQRKARIHLRAPLPLLFFLTFALALDGTGIVRIGLLCALLHEGGHLFLYYRLWHRWPDLELSPFGICLLQRGLSMTPQQEFLLAAAGPLANLLCCCAVLGWMQMTHYSYAGYWFASTNLLVGCANLLPLPGLDGQRLLHSFWHWT
- a CDS encoding M23 family metallopeptidase, whose product is MWENAAPTPPPQHGSPSSGRRRRVSQSDGDYVIWGQLLLSLAFLALVLLAQMMDLPFLPALRTAFREAMMPEQNTFLSENRELSKFTEQAVQTLANTVQKFMPTQSQTATPETAVRQTHAKAQQVPSGAREESYLPSFAICFPLAGRACTETSGYGWRTDPMGGSGSDFHLGNDLAAEEGTAILAAADGVVRCAGVHSSYGRYVRILHANGDETLYAHMQYLFVHTGQRISAGDCLGTVGDTGNATGPHLHFELLHKGIRYDPSEALQNAA
- the rpsB gene encoding 30S ribosomal protein S2 is translated as MAVVSMKQLLEAGVHFGHQTRRWNPKMAKYIFTERNGIYIIDLQKTVKKLDEAYNFVRDTAAEGGEILFVGTKKQAQESIRDEATRCGMHYVNARWLGGMLTNFRTIRKRIDRMEQLKNMQADGTFDLLPKKEVVKLELEMAKLDKYLGGVKNMKSLPKAMFIVDPHKERIAVSEARKLNIPIVAIVDTNCDPDEIDYVIPGNDDAIRAVKLISGAMANAVLEGKQGVQEAPAAEAAESTEA
- a CDS encoding TIGR03936 family radical SAM-associated protein translates to MTTVRIFFEKRGESAYISLLDLQRVFHRLLKISGLPVWYTQGFNPHIYLSFSCPLSLEQESLCESCEVKTEQETIDAEAWRAALQPLMPRGIRITKVAPAQEKVGEIASAVYEITMPADSAAAVDFYNQEETAEVTKKTKRGQKTLNLKEHLPHIDYETHDDQIHFTIQLPCGSGEALNLNPSLLMEYLKAHGGAPAWQCRVLRTHLFTKEGTDFA